In one window of Spartinivicinus marinus DNA:
- a CDS encoding YeiH family protein, translated as MPVVILLPLLAIAAIGLAQISFFSQLGLSALPLAIILGTTIGHLPQHQPDSRELLFIKFCQQQLLRLGIILFGFSLSFQQIAAVGWQALVLDVFIILIIFCIGSLIGIKLFKLPRDMAILTSVGSAICGAAAILATETSIKARQQHVTIAVATVVLFGTLAMFSYPFIYQFSGISEQAFGIYIGSTAHEVAQAIAAGQTISQNTMQTAVVVKLIRVMLLAPFILMLTMVLKLDKTASEDNSSKAKVTIPWFVIGFIIAAGINSYIEIPQPILKIISFISQFLLAIAMAALGMQTQWKVIKSVGSKPILLGFILFILLLSGGFYLNYLLING; from the coding sequence ATGCCTGTTGTTATCCTACTACCCTTACTCGCCATTGCGGCTATAGGGCTAGCACAAATCAGCTTTTTTAGTCAGCTTGGTTTAAGTGCCCTACCACTGGCAATTATTTTAGGCACTACTATTGGCCATCTACCACAGCATCAACCTGACTCTCGAGAATTATTATTTATTAAGTTTTGCCAACAACAGCTATTAAGGCTTGGTATTATTTTATTTGGCTTTAGCTTAAGCTTTCAACAAATTGCCGCCGTTGGCTGGCAAGCATTAGTTTTGGATGTTTTTATTATTTTAATTATTTTTTGTATTGGCTCATTGATAGGCATTAAACTATTTAAGCTTCCTCGTGATATGGCTATTTTAACTTCTGTGGGCAGTGCCATCTGCGGTGCGGCTGCTATTCTAGCCACTGAAACGTCTATTAAAGCCCGTCAACAACATGTGACAATTGCTGTAGCCACAGTCGTTTTATTTGGTACTCTGGCAATGTTCAGTTATCCCTTTATTTATCAGTTTTCAGGCATATCAGAGCAGGCATTTGGTATTTATATTGGCAGTACAGCCCATGAAGTAGCACAAGCGATTGCTGCAGGCCAGACTATTAGTCAAAACACCATGCAAACGGCAGTAGTAGTCAAATTAATTCGTGTTATGCTATTAGCTCCTTTTATTTTAATGCTTACCATGGTGTTAAAGTTAGATAAAACAGCCTCAGAAGATAATTCAAGTAAAGCCAAAGTTACCATTCCCTGGTTTGTAATAGGGTTTATAATAGCTGCAGGTATAAACTCCTATATTGAAATACCACAACCCATTCTCAAGATAATAAGCTTTATTAGTCAATTCTTATTAGCCATTGCTATGGCAGCCTTAGGCATGCAAACCCAATGGAAAGTGATTAAATCAGTTGGAAGCAAACCTATTTTATTAGGATTCATATTGTTTATATTGTTGTTATCAGGTGGATTTTACCTGAACTATTTACTTATCAACGGTTGA
- a CDS encoding Lrp/AsnC ligand binding domain-containing protein, which translates to MSNHFYNPYYVAAECDFILVLTVATIADYELLTRKLFFDNPNIKRFRTFVVMESVKASLAVPLAS; encoded by the coding sequence ATAAGCAATCACTTCTATAACCCTTATTATGTAGCAGCCGAATGCGATTTTATTTTAGTTCTAACCGTTGCCACCATTGCAGATTATGAATTGTTAACTCGAAAGCTATTTTTTGATAACCCAAATATCAAACGGTTTCGAACCTTTGTTGTAATGGAGTCTGTTAAGGCTAGTTTGGCAGTGCCTCTTGCCAGTTAA
- a CDS encoding VOC family protein: MMTSFPKPNLQLIYVSDIERSTTFYKALFNTEPVFSSPRYVAFAADTDGEALFALWTGGVQPDASVQRFSEIGIMMPTNNDVDRLFDEWQDKPGIKIIQEPYTEVFGRTFLIEDPDGHIIRVCPVD, encoded by the coding sequence ATGATGACTTCGTTCCCTAAACCCAATCTTCAGCTTATTTATGTATCTGACATTGAACGTTCGACAACTTTCTATAAAGCGCTTTTTAATACTGAACCCGTATTTTCGAGCCCTCGTTATGTAGCATTCGCCGCTGACACAGATGGTGAAGCATTGTTTGCTCTTTGGACAGGAGGAGTACAACCAGATGCCTCCGTTCAACGCTTCTCTGAAATAGGAATTATGATGCCAACTAACAATGATGTTGATAGATTATTTGATGAGTGGCAGGATAAACCAGGGATCAAGATTATTCAAGAACCATACACTGAAGTCTTCGGTCGTACTTTTCTTATTGAAGACCCTGATGGCCACATCATCAGAGTGTGCCCTGTAGACTAA
- a CDS encoding GspE/PulE family protein yields the protein MTNEELEQAVIDYITKNNMIAPSKLIQAKIITSYSDNLIYEVLHDLNLLTVEQLNEVLSEVTGYPVTDPLYEITQRTIPEELFNLFSNELVLKYIVFPFRLEDEHLHVAMSNPTDNKLVEELEKNCGKAIKRHVCYFKTILRAIVRHYPYAEGKEFNDVIEDTIDEVTGKKDIEPYVSIWTEPLGQALQREISLFTKHTEAPRAGEVGVSILIQKILDYAIYIGATDIHIEPYEDAIKVRLRKDGILATQWYLPKIIQSRFFNRLKVMAKLQPTLKTQAQNGSFTYENVVDTGVDIRIATVPSIYGERFALRLLDKNKRILSLTDLGMSDEEYDKLIVHLNSKQGLILVVGPTGSGKTTTIYAALEYLNRDDCSIMTLESPIEYQMRGINQIHVDFFKNYSFDDAFEDVLRQDPDIILLGEILDQASAETAIMAAATGHLIFSTLHATCSAFAVPRLLSLGATASILSDVLQVVLAQRLIRVLCPHCKKRDSLSKKRLKILGLSESQLGGSRYFTANGCDKCNQRGYYGQVGVFELLIVDEYIRDMILKGNTGMEIYHYAIQQGMTPLFSDAMDKAKAGITSLDEVVYRIPAEPRIITDISKPPAKGHLRRA from the coding sequence ATGACTAATGAAGAATTAGAACAAGCTGTTATTGATTATATTACAAAAAACAATATGATTGCCCCCTCCAAACTTATTCAGGCTAAAATCATTACCAGCTATTCAGACAACTTGATCTATGAAGTACTTCATGATCTCAATTTACTAACAGTTGAACAGCTAAACGAAGTGCTTTCTGAAGTGACTGGCTACCCTGTAACCGATCCTCTCTATGAGATTACACAGCGTACCATCCCAGAAGAGCTATTTAATTTATTTTCCAATGAATTAGTACTTAAGTATATTGTTTTTCCCTTTCGTCTTGAAGATGAGCATCTCCATGTTGCCATGTCTAACCCTACCGATAATAAACTGGTCGAAGAGTTGGAAAAGAACTGTGGTAAAGCCATCAAGCGCCATGTTTGTTATTTTAAAACCATTCTTCGAGCTATTGTTAGACATTACCCTTATGCAGAAGGGAAAGAGTTCAATGATGTTATTGAAGATACAATCGATGAAGTGACTGGTAAAAAAGATATTGAACCCTATGTTAGTATTTGGACTGAACCACTGGGTCAAGCGTTACAACGAGAAATCTCCCTATTTACTAAACATACTGAAGCCCCTAGGGCAGGTGAAGTAGGTGTTTCTATTTTAATTCAAAAAATACTTGATTATGCTATTTATATAGGTGCTACTGATATTCATATTGAACCTTATGAAGATGCAATAAAAGTTCGCTTAAGAAAAGATGGTATTCTAGCAACTCAGTGGTATTTACCTAAAATTATCCAATCCCGTTTTTTTAATCGATTAAAAGTAATGGCAAAACTTCAGCCCACCTTAAAAACCCAAGCACAAAATGGCAGCTTCACCTATGAAAATGTAGTTGATACAGGGGTAGACATTCGCATTGCAACGGTACCTAGTATCTATGGAGAACGATTTGCACTACGGCTTCTAGACAAAAACAAACGTATTTTATCTTTAACTGACCTTGGCATGAGTGACGAAGAATATGATAAACTCATTGTTCACTTAAACTCAAAACAAGGACTTATCTTAGTTGTTGGGCCTACAGGCAGTGGAAAAACTACAACTATCTATGCAGCCTTAGAATATTTAAATAGAGATGACTGCTCGATAATGACCTTAGAATCGCCAATTGAATATCAAATGCGTGGTATAAATCAAATTCATGTGGATTTTTTCAAGAATTACAGTTTTGATGATGCTTTTGAAGATGTTCTACGACAAGACCCAGATATTATTTTACTAGGTGAAATTCTAGACCAAGCATCTGCAGAAACAGCTATTATGGCTGCTGCAACTGGTCATCTGATTTTCTCAACGCTTCATGCCACCTGTTCAGCATTTGCTGTACCGCGCTTATTATCATTAGGTGCTACAGCATCTATTCTTTCTGATGTATTGCAGGTCGTGTTAGCACAGCGACTCATTCGTGTTTTATGTCCTCATTGTAAAAAACGTGATTCTTTAAGCAAGAAACGATTAAAAATATTAGGATTATCAGAAAGCCAACTAGGTGGTAGTCGTTATTTCACAGCCAACGGTTGCGATAAATGTAATCAACGAGGCTATTATGGACAAGTTGGTGTCTTTGAATTACTGATTGTAGATGAATACATTAGAGATATGATTTTAAAAGGAAATACAGGTATGGAAATTTACCACTATGCCATTCAGCAAGGAATGACTCCTCTGTTTTCTGATGCAATGGATAAAGCCAAAGCAGGTATTACTTCATTAGATGAAGTTGTCTATCGAATACCAGCAGAACCTCGCATAATTACTGATATCAGTAAGCCACCCGCTAAAGGCCACTTACGAAGAGCATAG
- a CDS encoding LysR family transcriptional regulator, which produces MSVTLRQLRLFEAIARLGHLTAAADEQAMSQSAASQALKELELSLGYPLFSRVGRELVITDVGLDVLAKARQITDMVNELQVAPTNEVTGVLRVVASETIASFLMPKLLAEFIATHKLVKPELKIANTQDVIEKLDKGQAHIGLIEGPAIHQHLTIKPWRQDQLNIFCHPEHPLAKKGKLTIKDIQQQQWILREPGSGTRAVFDAAIERIGGRAILGLELTRHEAIKQSVKAGLGLGCLSQLAIADEIVAGQLVVLKTPLDLTRRFSLLSNENSYLNAPAQGFVSFLLASS; this is translated from the coding sequence ATGAGTGTTACGTTAAGGCAGCTACGGTTATTTGAAGCGATTGCTCGGTTAGGGCACCTAACAGCAGCGGCTGATGAGCAAGCTATGAGTCAGTCTGCGGCAAGTCAAGCATTGAAAGAGCTGGAGTTGTCGTTGGGGTATCCTTTGTTCAGCCGGGTTGGGCGAGAATTGGTGATTACTGATGTTGGGCTAGATGTATTAGCTAAAGCTCGCCAAATTACCGATATGGTTAATGAGCTGCAGGTGGCTCCAACCAACGAAGTAACGGGAGTTTTACGGGTAGTCGCTAGCGAAACCATTGCCTCGTTTTTAATGCCTAAATTACTAGCTGAATTTATAGCCACTCATAAACTGGTTAAGCCTGAACTGAAAATAGCCAACACCCAGGATGTGATTGAAAAGTTAGATAAAGGTCAGGCGCATATTGGTTTAATTGAAGGACCGGCTATTCATCAGCACCTTACTATCAAGCCTTGGCGTCAGGATCAGCTGAATATATTTTGTCACCCGGAACATCCACTGGCAAAAAAAGGTAAACTAACCATTAAAGATATACAGCAGCAGCAATGGATTTTACGAGAGCCTGGGTCAGGTACCCGTGCGGTATTTGATGCGGCAATTGAGCGAATAGGAGGGCGAGCCATCTTAGGCTTGGAATTAACGCGCCATGAAGCAATTAAACAATCAGTTAAAGCTGGACTTGGACTAGGGTGCCTTTCTCAATTAGCTATAGCAGATGAAATTGTTGCGGGGCAATTGGTTGTTTTAAAAACACCTCTAGATTTAACTCGACGTTTTTCATTACTTAGTAACGAAAACAGCTATTTAAATGCACCTGCCCAAGGATTTGTAAGTTTTTTATTAGCGAGCTCTTAG
- a CDS encoding DUF3095 domain-containing protein, with protein MQSESQHHDLTFYQNLPTFTTFSAFINAQHFAPAPDNWLIVISDVVHSSKAVANGRYKEVNMVGASCITSVRNALPNCEFPFVFGGDGATMLVPAIYKNIVEQSLMGTKQLAEQTFQLQLRVGIVPISAVRKQGKDVLVAKFELSNGNQLAMFNGGGVELADRLIKADINAQQYALNQTDSVTAPDLTGLSCRWESLTPRNDHMLCILVQPLFSDIEQREQVFQTIIPRLMKITGQDFQLTKPVTQANLQFKWPPQGIILEAKISKGTKPYWQRYLYLLFNSFIQAILNKCNLSAGSYNAPVYRNQLCDNADYRRFDDSLRLVLDCTNEQTTQIKQLLEEQYQQGQLVYGIHQANQALMTCMVSSLENSQHLHFIDGSGGGFWAASVRLKNQLKNHQKD; from the coding sequence ATGCAATCAGAAAGTCAACACCATGATCTGACTTTTTACCAGAACCTTCCTACGTTTACTACATTTTCAGCCTTCATTAACGCCCAACACTTTGCTCCAGCCCCTGATAACTGGTTAATTGTAATCAGCGACGTGGTTCATTCATCAAAAGCAGTGGCTAATGGGCGTTACAAAGAGGTTAACATGGTAGGCGCCAGCTGTATTACGAGTGTGCGTAACGCCTTGCCCAACTGTGAATTTCCTTTTGTATTTGGAGGAGATGGTGCAACAATGTTAGTGCCAGCTATATACAAAAATATTGTCGAACAATCACTGATGGGCACAAAACAGTTGGCTGAGCAAACATTTCAATTACAGTTAAGAGTTGGCATAGTGCCTATATCTGCTGTAAGGAAGCAAGGCAAAGACGTGTTGGTTGCCAAATTTGAATTAAGCAATGGCAACCAACTAGCTATGTTCAATGGGGGCGGAGTTGAACTGGCTGACCGTTTGATTAAAGCAGATATTAATGCACAACAGTATGCACTAAACCAAACCGACTCTGTTACAGCGCCAGACCTCACGGGGCTTTCCTGCCGCTGGGAATCATTAACACCTCGTAATGACCATATGTTGTGTATTTTAGTTCAGCCTTTATTCAGTGATATTGAGCAACGGGAGCAAGTATTTCAAACGATTATCCCCCGTTTAATGAAAATTACTGGCCAGGACTTTCAATTAACTAAACCTGTTACTCAAGCTAACTTACAGTTTAAGTGGCCACCTCAAGGTATAATTCTTGAGGCCAAAATAAGTAAAGGCACCAAACCATATTGGCAGCGCTATTTGTATTTACTGTTTAATAGTTTTATCCAGGCAATCCTTAATAAGTGCAATCTCTCAGCAGGGTCTTATAATGCCCCTGTTTATCGCAACCAGCTCTGTGATAACGCTGATTATCGACGTTTTGATGACTCGTTACGATTGGTACTTGATTGCACCAATGAGCAGACAACACAAATAAAACAACTTTTAGAAGAGCAATACCAGCAAGGACAGTTGGTGTATGGTATCCACCAGGCCAATCAAGCGTTAATGACCTGTATGGTTTCCAGCCTGGAAAATAGCCAACATTTACACTTTATTGATGGTAGTGGTGGTGGATTTTGGGCAGCTTCAGTAAGGTTAAAAAATCAACTCAAAAATCATCAAAAGGACTAA